A section of the Mesorhizobium loti genome encodes:
- a CDS encoding sigma-54-dependent Fis family transcriptional regulator, with protein MAGEREHIREIEQVLSGRTSARDDVVVKSWLRCVDTHRLDPARPTEAYIVPDTQLREHREQSERLIAIARSGLETLFKQVAGQNYVLLLANAKGVTVDFLGDPLFMDQLRTAGLYLGSEWSESRTGTCGVGSCIVTGEAMTIHQTDHFDTTHTPLSCTAAPIFDTNGELAAVLDISLLRSPQPKISQNLALHLVTASARRIELANLMAQMHSEWVLRFSRSPEFLDVDPEAAIALDASGRILGTTRGGALLLAQAGGVDWRHSPSPIGQSISRYLDVSVDDLPSLTRGRPTEERLVFGRSGSALFAHAIEPQPATGRRAPVEAVPKPIGDLSGGDPAMAATQLRAAKLARTTIPILIHGETGSGKEYLARAIHDCAQRPGPFVAINCAAIPEHLIESELFGHVAGAFTGAAAKGRKGLIEAANGGTLFLDEIGDMPYPLQSRLLRVIAERELVPVGGIEPRQVDIKIISASHHDLRKLVEEGRFREDLFYRLNAASLTLPALRERTDFEWLLDRLVDQRAHLAGRTAKLSPAARLALIRHRWPGNIRELVNAIDLAVTLCEGGMIEPADLPDFALPYLTPLAAPARLVALRAPSPEDERAALLDALAAAGWNISEAARRLGVDRTTVHRRMKRLRLDAPN; from the coding sequence GTGGCTGGCGAACGGGAGCATATCCGGGAAATAGAGCAGGTCCTGTCCGGCAGGACATCGGCCCGCGACGATGTCGTGGTCAAGTCCTGGCTACGCTGTGTGGACACCCACCGGCTCGACCCGGCCCGGCCGACGGAAGCCTATATCGTCCCCGATACCCAGTTGCGCGAACATCGCGAACAGTCCGAGCGGCTGATCGCGATCGCCCGCAGCGGCCTGGAAACCCTCTTCAAGCAGGTGGCGGGCCAGAACTATGTGCTGCTGCTGGCAAACGCGAAGGGCGTCACCGTCGACTTCCTCGGTGATCCCCTGTTCATGGACCAGTTGCGCACGGCAGGACTTTATCTCGGCTCCGAATGGTCGGAAAGCCGCACCGGAACCTGCGGTGTCGGCTCCTGCATCGTCACTGGCGAGGCGATGACGATCCACCAGACCGACCATTTCGACACGACCCACACGCCGCTCTCCTGCACCGCCGCGCCGATCTTCGACACCAATGGCGAGCTCGCCGCTGTGCTCGACATTTCCCTGCTGCGCTCCCCGCAGCCGAAGATCAGCCAGAACCTGGCGCTGCACCTGGTGACGGCTTCCGCGCGGCGCATCGAGCTCGCCAATCTGATGGCCCAGATGCACTCCGAATGGGTGCTGCGTTTTTCCCGTTCGCCGGAATTCCTCGACGTCGACCCCGAGGCGGCCATCGCCCTCGATGCCTCGGGCCGCATCCTTGGCACGACGCGTGGCGGAGCGCTGCTTCTGGCGCAGGCCGGAGGTGTCGACTGGCGGCACTCGCCCTCCCCCATCGGCCAGTCGATCTCGCGCTATCTCGATGTCAGCGTCGACGATCTGCCGAGCCTGACACGCGGCCGCCCGACCGAGGAGCGGCTGGTGTTCGGCCGCAGCGGCAGCGCGCTGTTCGCGCACGCCATCGAACCGCAGCCGGCGACCGGACGCCGCGCGCCGGTCGAGGCGGTACCGAAGCCTATCGGCGACCTTTCCGGCGGCGATCCGGCGATGGCTGCCACGCAACTGCGTGCCGCCAAGCTGGCGCGCACGACCATTCCCATCCTGATCCATGGCGAGACCGGCTCCGGCAAGGAATATCTCGCCCGCGCGATCCACGATTGTGCGCAGCGGCCCGGCCCGTTTGTCGCCATCAACTGCGCGGCCATTCCTGAACATCTGATCGAGAGCGAACTTTTTGGCCATGTCGCCGGTGCTTTTACCGGAGCCGCCGCCAAGGGGCGCAAGGGACTGATCGAGGCCGCCAACGGCGGCACGCTGTTCCTCGACGAGATCGGTGACATGCCCTACCCTCTGCAATCGCGGCTGCTGCGCGTGATCGCCGAACGCGAACTGGTCCCGGTCGGCGGCATCGAGCCGCGACAGGTCGACATCAAGATCATCTCGGCCTCGCACCATGATCTGCGCAAGCTGGTCGAAGAGGGACGTTTCCGCGAGGATCTGTTCTACCGGCTGAACGCGGCCTCGCTGACCTTGCCGGCGCTGCGCGAACGCACCGATTTCGAATGGCTGCTGGACCGACTGGTGGATCAGCGCGCCCACCTTGCCGGCCGGACAGCCAAGCTCTCGCCCGCGGCGCGCCTGGCGCTGATCCGTCACCGCTGGCCCGGCAACATCCGCGAACTCGTAAACGCCATCGATCTGGCGGTGACGCTTTGCGAGGGCGGGATGATCGAGCCAGCCGACCTGCCCGACTTCGCATTGCCATACCTGACGCCGCTTGCTGCGCCCGCCAGACTGGTTGCCCTGCGCGCTCCGTCGCCCGAGGACGAGCGTGCGGCACTGCTGGATGCTCTCGCGGCCGCTGGCTGGAACATCTCCGAGGCCGCGCGGCGTCTGGGTGTCGACCGCACGACGGTGCATCGCCGCATGAAGCGGCTGCGGCTGGACGCGCCCAATTAG
- a CDS encoding XRE family transcriptional regulator — protein sequence MDDIANDISTTIGRRIHTERTMRDWSLAELAERSGVSKAMLSTIERGMTSPTAALLVRIAAAFGMTLSTLIARAELQGGGLLREADQPVWRDPDTGYVRRHLSPACDMPLELIKVHLPAGARVSLPAASYAFIKQQIWLISGQLEFTEGDVMHRLEPGDCLALGAPSDCIFHALEAGADYLVALVRG from the coding sequence ATGGATGATATAGCGAACGATATTTCCACGACCATCGGTAGACGAATTCACACTGAAAGGACCATGCGGGACTGGTCGCTGGCCGAACTCGCCGAGCGGTCCGGTGTCTCCAAGGCGATGCTGAGCACGATCGAACGCGGCATGACCAGCCCGACGGCGGCCCTTCTGGTGCGTATTGCGGCGGCCTTCGGCATGACGCTGTCGACCCTCATCGCCCGGGCGGAATTGCAAGGCGGCGGGCTGTTGCGCGAGGCCGACCAGCCGGTGTGGCGCGATCCGGACACAGGCTATGTCAGGCGGCATTTGTCGCCGGCCTGCGACATGCCGCTCGAACTGATCAAGGTGCATCTGCCAGCAGGCGCCAGGGTCAGCCTGCCGGCGGCCTCCTACGCCTTCATCAAGCAGCAGATCTGGCTGATTTCCGGACAGCTCGAATTCACCGAAGGCGATGTGATGCACAGGCTGGAGCCCGGCGACTGCCTGGCGCTTGGGGCGCCGTCGGACTGCATCTTCCATGCCCTGGAGGCGGGCGCCGACTATCTTGTCGCGCTGGTCAGGGGCTGA
- a CDS encoding ATP-binding protein: MYVEREASVGEPTSQERRNAEQNDRRILGNVVQCDGARATISAYADDVDGAVTGLWTVGKMISINLGTTRTVGLVYAIGKSDRAWSSEGQNAIEVSIELIGEVRDPAEPGAKPIFDRGITTYPHIGAVAHRIRSRDLQAVYDLAGRHSITIGSLSQDEGIAANIAIDDTLARHFAIVGTTGVGKSTAVSLLLRKSIAARPDLRILILDPHNEFAGSLPEYCVKVDSKTLDLPFWMFKLEEFAEVLFRGRETVPEEIDALRDLIPLAKNLYRNPNSGAYLRRGNDALTADTPVPYRIADLLKQIDERMGMLESKNDRPILKSLKTRIESAAADPRYRFMFSSRLIEDTIHETIGNIFRVPHHGRPVTCFEMAGMPSEVVNSVCSVLARLAFDLALWSEGKLQLLFLCEEAHRYMPADPRLGFAPTRHALSRIAKEGRKYGCYLGVVTQRPGELDPTILSQCSTFFAMRLANEQDQAIIRSAIADSSASTLAFLSSMGQREAIAFGEGVATTMRLKFEKLPAHLLPGTAKREEAEAPKTGDDVDLVAIVERLRNVPKPTPQAMAFAEVVDSGRQAGDPDYRKPATARVPSDDDFDMRYGLKPATFGLRPQND; encoded by the coding sequence ATGTATGTCGAACGCGAAGCTTCCGTCGGAGAACCGACATCGCAGGAGCGCCGCAACGCAGAGCAGAACGACCGGCGCATCCTGGGCAACGTCGTGCAATGCGACGGCGCGCGCGCCACCATCAGCGCTTATGCCGACGATGTCGACGGTGCGGTCACCGGCCTGTGGACGGTCGGCAAGATGATCTCGATCAATCTGGGCACGACGCGAACCGTCGGCCTGGTCTATGCCATAGGCAAGTCGGACCGTGCCTGGAGCAGTGAGGGCCAGAACGCCATCGAGGTCAGCATCGAGCTGATCGGCGAAGTGCGGGACCCCGCCGAGCCGGGCGCCAAGCCGATATTCGACCGCGGCATTACCACCTATCCGCATATCGGCGCCGTCGCGCACCGGATCCGCAGCCGTGATCTCCAGGCGGTCTACGATCTGGCCGGCCGCCATTCCATCACCATCGGCTCGCTGTCCCAGGACGAAGGGATCGCCGCCAACATCGCGATCGACGACACGCTGGCGCGCCATTTCGCCATTGTCGGCACCACGGGCGTCGGCAAGTCCACCGCTGTCTCGCTGCTGCTGCGCAAATCGATCGCGGCGCGGCCCGACCTGCGCATCCTGATCCTCGACCCGCACAATGAGTTCGCCGGCTCTTTGCCCGAATATTGCGTCAAGGTCGATTCCAAGACTCTCGACCTGCCGTTCTGGATGTTCAAGCTCGAGGAATTCGCCGAAGTGCTGTTCCGTGGCCGTGAGACGGTCCCGGAGGAGATCGACGCTCTGCGCGACCTTATTCCGCTCGCCAAGAACCTCTACCGCAACCCGAATTCAGGCGCCTATCTCAGGCGCGGCAACGATGCGCTGACAGCCGATACGCCGGTGCCTTACCGGATCGCAGACCTGCTCAAGCAGATCGACGAGCGCATGGGGATGCTCGAAAGCAAGAACGACCGTCCGATCCTGAAGTCGCTGAAGACGCGCATCGAATCGGCTGCCGCCGATCCGCGCTACCGCTTCATGTTCAGCTCGCGCCTGATCGAGGACACCATCCACGAGACGATCGGCAACATCTTCCGCGTGCCGCATCACGGCCGCCCGGTGACCTGCTTCGAGATGGCCGGCATGCCCTCCGAAGTGGTCAATTCCGTGTGCTCGGTGCTGGCGCGCCTGGCCTTCGATCTCGCTCTGTGGAGCGAGGGCAAGCTGCAGCTCCTGTTTCTGTGCGAGGAAGCGCATCGTTACATGCCGGCCGATCCGCGTCTCGGCTTCGCGCCGACCCGGCACGCCCTGTCACGCATCGCCAAGGAAGGCCGCAAATATGGCTGCTATCTCGGCGTCGTCACCCAGCGTCCGGGCGAGCTCGACCCGACCATCCTGTCGCAATGCTCGACCTTCTTCGCTATGCGGCTCGCCAACGAGCAGGACCAGGCGATCATCCGCTCGGCCATCGCCGACTCTTCCGCCTCCACGCTTGCCTTCCTGTCGTCCATGGGCCAGCGCGAGGCCATTGCCTTCGGCGAAGGCGTGGCGACGACCATGCGGCTGAAGTTTGAAAAGCTGCCCGCCCACCTGCTGCCCGGTACGGCCAAACGCGAAGAAGCCGAGGCGCCGAAGACCGGCGACGATGTCGATCTGGTGGCGATCGTCGAGCGGCTGCGCAACGTGCCCAAACCGACGCCGCAGGCCATGGCCTTCGCCGAGGTGGTCGATTCCGGCCGCCAGGCCGGCGACCCCGACTATCGAAAGCCGGCGACCGCCCGCGTGCCGTCGGACGACGATTTCGACATGCGCTACGGCCTGAAGCCCGCCACCTTCGGCCTGCGCCCCCAGAACGATTAG
- a CDS encoding 2,3-butanediol dehydrogenase — protein MQALRFHAARDLRIEDIPRPARPGPGQVVLRNRFVGICGTDLHEYSYGPIFIPTEPHPFTGASGVQVLGHEFGGVIEAVGDDVTSVSVGDRVAVQPLIMPRSGDYYAARGLYHLSDKLALAGLSWIGGGMAEAALLNDYNVERIPDEMSDEEAALVEPTAVAVYACDRGGVSAGSSVLVTGAGPIGILTMLAARAAGATQLFISDLNDTRLEMARSILPGVVTLNPKRYKVDEAVRAASEGGVGCDIAIECVGNEHALKACLAAVRKQGVVVQTGLHPHENPLDWFQVTFKDVDIRGSWAYPTHLWPRVIRLISSGQLPASKVVTRRIRLAEAVSGGFDALLDPAGTQLKILIDLS, from the coding sequence ATGCAGGCCCTGCGCTTTCATGCCGCCAGGGATTTGCGCATCGAGGACATTCCCAGGCCGGCAAGGCCGGGGCCGGGACAGGTTGTTCTCCGCAACAGGTTTGTCGGAATCTGCGGAACCGACCTGCATGAATATAGTTACGGGCCGATCTTCATACCGACGGAGCCGCATCCGTTCACCGGCGCCAGCGGCGTGCAGGTGCTTGGACATGAATTCGGCGGCGTCATCGAGGCCGTCGGCGACGACGTGACCTCTGTCTCGGTTGGCGACCGCGTGGCGGTGCAGCCGCTGATCATGCCGCGCTCGGGAGACTATTATGCCGCGCGCGGCCTCTACCATCTGTCCGACAAGCTTGCGCTGGCGGGCTTGAGCTGGATCGGCGGCGGCATGGCGGAAGCCGCCTTGCTCAACGACTACAATGTCGAGCGCATCCCAGACGAAATGTCCGATGAGGAAGCCGCATTGGTCGAGCCGACCGCGGTCGCCGTCTATGCCTGCGACCGTGGTGGGGTAAGCGCGGGAAGCTCTGTGCTGGTCACCGGCGCCGGCCCGATCGGCATTCTGACGATGCTGGCCGCGCGCGCCGCGGGCGCAACCCAACTGTTCATCTCCGACCTGAACGACACCAGGCTGGAGATGGCGCGTTCGATCCTGCCTGGCGTGGTGACACTCAATCCGAAGCGGTACAAGGTGGATGAGGCGGTGCGCGCCGCGAGCGAAGGCGGTGTCGGTTGCGATATCGCCATCGAATGCGTCGGCAACGAACATGCGCTGAAGGCTTGCCTCGCGGCTGTGCGCAAGCAGGGTGTCGTCGTGCAAACCGGCCTGCATCCGCACGAGAACCCGCTCGACTGGTTCCAGGTCACGTTCAAGGACGTCGATATCCGCGGCTCCTGGGCCTATCCAACGCATCTGTGGCCGCGTGTCATCCGTCTCATCAGTTCGGGACAGTTGCCTGCCTCCAAGGTGGTCACCAGGCGCATACGTCTTGCGGAGGCGGTGTCCGGCGGTTTCGATGCCCTGCTCGATCCTGCCGGAACCCAGCTGAAAATCCTCATCGACCTTTCCTGA
- a CDS encoding LysR family transcriptional regulator, translating to MPQKPIPAVPPLDWLRSFEAAARLSNFTAAAAELGLTQAAVSQHIRLLEERLKTRLFSRLARGVALSPEGAAYLPHIQSAFATISSSTTELFEPRAVQTVSIRVPISFALLILVPALPDLAEALPRIQLDLVTIHRPTDYDLPGSALDIRFGNGSFPGREAERLTAERLVPVANPALAGAADWTSLPLLLVAGAREMWSEWFAAAGLAGHPQRSHRFDSFVAAMEAASSGAGVLLGSRPLVDAALKSRSLVPLSDFELSSTSGHFLTRASTARLTSAEQDFRQWLLSYLSREASA from the coding sequence ATGCCTCAAAAGCCCATTCCCGCTGTGCCCCCGCTCGACTGGCTGCGCAGTTTCGAGGCTGCGGCGCGACTGTCGAATTTCACGGCGGCAGCGGCCGAACTCGGCCTGACCCAGGCCGCCGTCAGCCAGCATATCCGGCTGCTCGAGGAACGATTGAAGACGCGGCTGTTTTCAAGGCTTGCGCGTGGTGTCGCCCTGTCGCCCGAGGGCGCCGCCTACCTGCCCCACATCCAGTCGGCCTTCGCCACCATCTCCAGCAGCACGACGGAACTGTTCGAGCCGCGCGCCGTCCAGACCGTCTCGATCCGGGTGCCGATCTCCTTCGCCCTGCTGATACTGGTTCCAGCGCTGCCCGATCTCGCCGAAGCGCTGCCGCGTATCCAGCTCGATTTGGTGACGATCCACCGGCCGACCGACTACGATTTGCCGGGCTCCGCGCTCGACATCCGTTTCGGCAACGGATCCTTTCCCGGGCGCGAGGCCGAAAGGCTGACCGCCGAACGCCTTGTGCCGGTGGCAAATCCGGCCCTGGCCGGTGCCGCCGACTGGACATCCCTGCCGCTGCTTCTGGTCGCGGGCGCGCGCGAAATGTGGTCGGAATGGTTCGCGGCGGCCGGACTGGCCGGCCACCCCCAACGGTCGCATCGCTTCGACAGCTTTGTCGCCGCCATGGAAGCGGCGAGTTCTGGAGCCGGCGTGCTTCTGGGGTCGCGGCCGCTTGTCGACGCAGCGCTCAAGAGCAGAAGCCTGGTGCCGCTTTCCGATTTCGAGCTCTCCAGCACCTCAGGCCATTTCCTGACCAGGGCCTCGACCGCGCGCCTGACCAGTGCCGAACAGGATTTCCGCCAGTGGCTGCTGAGCTACCTGTCCAGGGAAGCCTCTGCGTGA
- the tmpA gene encoding 2-trimethylaminoethylphosphonate dioxygenase: MLTHALVGDEGRTIELGWQDGRRARFHAMWLRDNALDDKTRSAGNGQRLITILDIPAETRIGAATIKAGALEVSFVPEGKTVSFPAQWLSANAYDRDEPREPGWTGDIIQRWTKATMQNSVPRARYAAALHGRSVLREWLSAVRTYGFAVMDGLPAESGALCKVSDLFGYIRETNYGRWFEVRAEVNPNNLAYTNLGLQAHTDNPYRDPVPTLQILSCIENTVEGGESSVVDGFAVAAALQAENPEGFRLLSSCPARFEYAGSSGVRLQAKRPMIELGPDGELICIRFNNRSLAPVVDVPFADMDAYYGAYRRFAQLIEDPSFEVTFKLEAGQAFIVDNTRVMHARKAFSGTGKRWLQGCYADKDGLLSTLAAIEHSFKEAAE; encoded by the coding sequence ATGCTCACCCACGCGCTGGTTGGCGACGAAGGCAGGACAATCGAACTCGGCTGGCAAGACGGGAGGCGCGCGCGCTTTCACGCCATGTGGCTGCGTGACAATGCGCTTGACGACAAGACGCGCAGCGCCGGCAACGGCCAGCGCCTGATCACGATTCTCGACATTCCGGCCGAGACGAGGATTGGCGCGGCCACCATAAAGGCCGGTGCGCTGGAGGTCAGCTTCGTGCCGGAAGGAAAAACGGTCAGCTTTCCAGCGCAATGGCTGAGCGCAAACGCCTACGACCGCGACGAGCCCCGCGAGCCCGGCTGGACAGGCGATATCATCCAGCGCTGGACCAAGGCGACGATGCAGAATTCGGTACCGCGCGCCAGATACGCGGCGGCCCTTCACGGCCGCAGCGTCCTGCGCGAATGGCTTTCGGCGGTGAGGACCTACGGCTTTGCGGTAATGGACGGTCTGCCGGCCGAATCCGGCGCGCTGTGCAAGGTCTCCGACCTGTTCGGTTACATCAGGGAGACCAATTACGGCCGCTGGTTCGAAGTGCGGGCGGAAGTCAACCCGAACAATCTCGCCTATACCAATCTCGGGCTTCAGGCACACACCGACAATCCCTACCGCGACCCGGTGCCGACGCTGCAGATCCTCTCCTGCATCGAGAATACGGTGGAGGGCGGCGAGTCGAGCGTGGTCGACGGTTTTGCCGTCGCGGCCGCGCTGCAGGCTGAAAACCCCGAAGGCTTCCGGCTGTTGAGTTCCTGTCCGGCACGCTTCGAATATGCAGGCTCCTCGGGTGTGCGGCTGCAGGCGAAGCGGCCGATGATCGAACTCGGGCCGGATGGCGAACTCATCTGCATCCGCTTCAACAACCGCTCGCTGGCGCCTGTCGTCGACGTGCCGTTCGCCGACATGGATGCCTATTATGGCGCCTATCGCCGGTTCGCCCAGCTGATCGAGGATCCCTCTTTCGAAGTGACGTTCAAACTGGAAGCTGGGCAGGCCTTCATCGTCGACAACACGCGCGTCATGCATGCCCGCAAGGCGTTTTCGGGCACCGGAAAGCGCTGGCTGCAAGGCTGCTACGCCGACAAGGACGGCCTGTTGTCGACGCTTGCCGCGATCGAGCACAGCTTCAAGGAGGCCGCGGAATGA
- the tmpB gene encoding (R)-1-hydroxy-2-trimethylaminoethylphosphonate oxygenase, giving the protein MSGRDLNADNIVEFIADIFERRGAESYLGEPVTMSEHMLQGAWLAEQDGAPDALVAAALLHDIGHYTSEFGTYSPDDVEDKHHDEAGGEVLAPFFPPVIVECVRLHVAAKRYLCATDPTYFSKLSPASVHTLSLQGGPMSADEVADFRKNPFHEEAVRVRIWDEGGKIANMKTRAFRDYVPLLQRVVRDFANRA; this is encoded by the coding sequence ATGAGCGGCCGGGATCTGAACGCCGACAACATCGTCGAGTTCATCGCCGACATCTTTGAGCGCCGGGGCGCCGAATCCTATCTTGGCGAGCCGGTGACGATGTCCGAGCACATGCTGCAGGGGGCATGGCTGGCGGAACAGGACGGCGCGCCCGACGCGCTGGTGGCAGCCGCGCTGCTGCACGACATCGGCCATTACACCAGCGAATTCGGCACCTATTCGCCCGACGATGTCGAGGACAAGCATCATGACGAGGCCGGAGGCGAGGTGCTGGCGCCGTTCTTCCCGCCTGTCATCGTCGAGTGCGTGAGGCTGCACGTCGCGGCCAAGCGCTATCTCTGCGCCACCGACCCGACCTATTTCTCCAAGCTGTCGCCGGCTTCGGTGCATACATTGTCGCTGCAGGGCGGACCGATGAGCGCCGACGAGGTGGCCGACTTCCGCAAGAACCCGTTCCATGAGGAAGCGGTGCGGGTCCGCATCTGGGACGAGGGCGGCAAGATCGCGAACATGAAGACGCGGGCGTTTCGCGACTATGTGCCGTTGCTGCAGCGCGTCGTGCGCGATTTCGCCAATCGCGCCTGA
- a CDS encoding GNAT family N-acetyltransferase — translation MNSIEIGALSAGAETLAKLADLLVETVAGGGSVSFMHPLVPEAASAFWERSLAAAAKGERVVLGAWDGKVLAGTVTLLLDCPPNQPHRAEIAKLMTSVEYRGRGIGTRLMRAAERLAVENGRTLLVLDTATEEGASGLYEKLGFTLAGEIPDYALKPHGGLTGTLIYWKRIGAGS, via the coding sequence ATGAATTCCATCGAAATCGGAGCGCTGAGTGCCGGTGCGGAAACACTGGCAAAGCTGGCTGACCTGCTGGTCGAGACAGTTGCCGGCGGTGGCTCTGTCAGCTTCATGCATCCGCTGGTGCCGGAAGCGGCAAGCGCATTCTGGGAGAGGTCGCTGGCGGCGGCGGCAAAAGGCGAAAGGGTGGTGCTTGGCGCATGGGACGGCAAGGTTCTGGCCGGCACCGTCACCTTGCTGCTCGACTGCCCACCCAATCAGCCGCACCGGGCCGAAATCGCCAAGCTGATGACATCAGTCGAATACCGGGGCAGGGGTATCGGAACGCGCCTGATGCGGGCCGCGGAGCGTCTCGCCGTGGAGAATGGACGCACGCTGCTGGTTCTGGATACGGCGACGGAAGAGGGCGCGTCAGGCCTCTACGAAAAACTCGGTTTCACCCTGGCTGGGGAAATTCCGGACTATGCGCTGAAGCCGCATGGCGGGCTGACTGGCACGCTGATCTACTGGAAGCGGATCGGCGCCGGGTCGTGA
- a CDS encoding NAD(P)/FAD-dependent oxidoreductase, with translation MLERTPTTKAQALLDKFGKALADGDIDAAANCFQADCYWRDLVTFTWNLKTMEGQDQVRDMLTATLAETGPSDWKVAEGEEASEADGVTTAWITFETRAARGFGLVRFKGDLIWTLLTTMAELKGHEEKSGFTRPLGAKHGHGKDRKSWREERDDEIAELGRSRQPYVVIIGGGQGGIALGARLRQLGVPAIIIEKNERPGDSWRKRYKSLCLHDPVWYDHLPYIDFPKNWPVFAPKDKIGDWLEMYTKVMELNYWSSTTAKSARYDEKAKEWTVVVERDGEEIVLKPKQLVLATGMSGKANWPKYKGQDIFKGEQQHSSTHPGPDKYRGKKVVVIGSNNSAHDICAALWEGGADVTMVQRSSTHIVRSDTLMDIGLGGLYSEQAVENGMTTRKADLIFASLPYRIMHEFQIPLYQQMKERDAKFYADLEKAGFLLDWGDDGSGLFMKYLRRGSGYYIDVGACDLVIDGSIKLKSGPGAAVQELTQTGVKFVDGTELPADLVIYATGYGSMNGWAADLISQEVADKVGKVWGLGSDTAKDPGPWEGEQRNMWKPTQQEALWFHGGNLHQSRHYSQYLSLQLKARQVGLPTPVYGLQQVHHKA, from the coding sequence ATGCTTGAGAGAACCCCCACCACGAAGGCGCAGGCGCTGCTCGACAAGTTCGGCAAGGCGCTTGCGGACGGCGACATAGACGCAGCCGCCAATTGTTTCCAGGCGGATTGCTACTGGCGCGATCTCGTCACCTTTACCTGGAACCTGAAGACGATGGAGGGCCAGGACCAGGTCCGCGACATGCTGACGGCAACCTTGGCTGAAACCGGACCAAGCGACTGGAAGGTCGCCGAAGGCGAGGAAGCAAGCGAGGCGGACGGTGTCACCACTGCCTGGATCACCTTCGAGACAAGGGCGGCGCGCGGCTTCGGCCTGGTGCGCTTCAAGGGCGACCTTATCTGGACCTTGCTCACCACCATGGCTGAACTGAAGGGACACGAGGAGAAGTCCGGCTTCACCCGACCGCTCGGAGCCAAGCATGGTCACGGCAAGGACAGGAAATCCTGGCGCGAGGAGCGTGACGACGAGATCGCCGAACTCGGCCGCAGCAGACAGCCCTATGTCGTGATCATCGGCGGCGGCCAGGGCGGCATTGCGCTGGGTGCCCGCCTGCGCCAGCTCGGCGTGCCGGCCATCATCATCGAAAAGAACGAACGCCCGGGCGATTCCTGGCGCAAGCGCTACAAGTCGCTCTGCCTGCATGATCCGGTCTGGTACGACCATCTGCCCTATATCGACTTCCCAAAGAACTGGCCGGTTTTCGCGCCGAAGGACAAGATCGGCGACTGGCTTGAGATGTACACGAAGGTGATGGAGCTGAACTACTGGTCCTCCACAACAGCCAAATCCGCCAGGTACGACGAGAAGGCCAAGGAATGGACCGTCGTCGTAGAGCGCGACGGCGAGGAGATCGTGCTCAAGCCCAAGCAGCTGGTGCTCGCGACCGGCATGTCCGGCAAGGCGAACTGGCCGAAATACAAGGGCCAGGACATCTTCAAGGGCGAACAGCAGCATTCCTCGACCCATCCGGGTCCAGACAAGTACCGCGGCAAGAAGGTCGTGGTCATCGGCTCCAACAACTCCGCCCATGACATATGCGCGGCACTGTGGGAGGGAGGCGCCGACGTCACCATGGTGCAGCGCTCCTCCACCCATATCGTCAGGTCCGACACGCTGATGGATATCGGGCTCGGCGGGCTCTATTCGGAGCAGGCGGTCGAGAACGGCATGACGACGCGCAAGGCCGACCTGATCTTCGCCTCCCTGCCCTACCGCATCATGCACGAGTTCCAGATTCCGCTTTACCAGCAGATGAAGGAACGTGACGCGAAGTTCTACGCGGACCTGGAGAAGGCCGGCTTCCTGCTCGACTGGGGTGATGACGGTTCGGGCCTGTTCATGAAATACCTGCGCCGCGGTTCGGGTTACTATATCGATGTCGGCGCTTGCGATCTCGTCATCGACGGCTCGATCAAGCTCAAGAGCGGTCCAGGTGCCGCGGTGCAGGAATTGACCCAGACCGGCGTCAAATTCGTCGATGGCACCGAATTGCCGGCCGACCTCGTGATCTATGCCACCGGCTATGGCTCGATGAACGGCTGGGCCGCGGACCTCATCTCGCAGGAGGTGGCCGACAAGGTCGGCAAGGTCTGGGGCCTTGGCTCCGACACCGCCAAGGATCCCGGCCCGTGGGAAGGCGAGCAGCGCAACATGTGGAAGCCGACCCAGCAGGAGGCACTGTGGTTCCATGGCGGCAACCTCCACCAGTCGCGCCACTATTCGCAGTATCTGTCGCTGCAGCTGAAAGCACGGCAGGTCGGCTTGCCGACGCCGGTCTATGGGCTGCAACAGGTTCACCACAAGGCCTAG